The genomic region CCGCCCGGCCTCGAAATGCCCCATCCGCCGGATTTCCCAGTTGAGCTCGATCCCGTGCTTTTCCCGCACCTTGGCGCGCACCGTCTCCCCCAGCGTCTCGATCTCATGCGCGCTCGCCGCATCGAGATTGATGAGAAAGTTCGTATGCATCTCCGACACTTGCGCATCCCCGATGCGCAGTCCCCGGCACCCGGCCTCATCGACAAGCTTCCAGGCCGAGAGCCCATCGGGGTTCTTGAACGTCGATCCCCCCGTGCGCGTGTTGGTTGGCTGGGTGGATTCCCGCCGGTCGGTGATCTCGCGCATCTTGGCGAGGATCTCCTCGCTGTCCCCCGGCGCCCCCTCGAACACCGCCGAGGTGAAGATCACCCCTTCGGGCCCGTTCGAGTGGCGATAGCTGTAATCCATATCCGCGTTGGAGAGCTCGATGATCTCGCCCCGCCGCGTCACCCCGCGCAGGCTCACCACCCGTTCGCGCGTCTCGGTGCCATAGCACCCCGCATTCATATAGAGCGCACCCCCGACCGCCCCCGGAATTCCGCGGAAGAATTGCAACCCATCGACCCCGGCCTTGGCCGCCGCCGTCGCGATCTTGACGTCCGGCAGCCCGGCGCCCGCGCGAATGCGATTGCCCTCCAGCACCTCAACCCCGCCGAACGCCTTGGCCGGCAGCTTGACCACGACCCCGTCGATCCCGCCGTCGCGGATCAGAAGGTTCGATCCCAGCCCGATCACCGTCACCTTGATATCGGCAGGCAGGTTCTTGAGGTACAGCGCAAGATCGGCCTCATCGGCCGGCTCGAAATAAAGCTGCGCCGGCCCGCCCACGCGGAACCAGCTCACCTTGGCGAGCGGATGGTTGGCAATCAGCGTGCCCCGCACCGTGTCCGTCCATCCGGCAAGCTGCGGCAAAAGATCGGGAAAACTCATGCGCTGGCCCGTGCCTTGCCCGCAAGTTCCGCCTCAAGTTCACCGGGCAGCGCCGCCGCCCAGAGCGTGATGTTCCCCGCCCCCAGGCACACCACATAGTCGCCTTCGCTCGCCCGTTCCGCGATCAACCCTGCCAGCTCTTGGGGTCCCGCAATCGCCCGCGCATCGCGATGCCCGCGCGCCCTGATGCGATCCACCAGCTCGGTATGCGACACGCCCTCGATCGGGCTTTCCCCCGCCGCATAGACCGGCGCCACCAGCACGGTGTCGGCCTCGTTGAAGCAGGCCGAGAAATCGTCGAACAGGTCGTGAAGCCGCGAATAGCGGTGCGGCTGCACCACCGCGATCACATCACGCCGGGCCGATTGCCGCGCAGCCCGCAGCACCGAGGATATTTCCACCGGGTGATGCCCGTAATCATCGATCACCGTGATCCCATTGACCTCCCCGGTCTTGGTGAACCGCCGCTTGACCCCGCCAAACCCCTTGAGCCCGGCCCTGATCTGCTCGTCGCTGATCTTGAGCTCCTGCGCCACTGCAATCGCCGCGGTCGCATTGAGCACGTTGTGCATGCCCGGCATGGGCAGTTCCAACCCGGCGATCTTGCGCGTCTTGCCGCTGATCCTGTCGCGGATCACCACCGAGAACCGGCTGGTGCCGTTGTCGTTGGAAACCTCGATGAGCCGCACGTCCGCCTGGGGGTTGCGCCCATAGGTGATCATCCGCCGGTCCTCGATCTCGCCCACCAGCGCCTGCACTGTGGGATGGTCGAGGCACATCACGGCAAAGCCGTAGAACGGCACGTTCTCGACGAAATTGCGGAACGCCTTCTTGACCCCGTCGAAGTCGTGGTAGTGGTCGAGATGCTCGGGATCGATATTGGTGACCACCGCCACATCGGCCGGCAGCTTCACGAACGTTCCGTCGCTCTCGTCGGCCTCGACCACCATCCAATCGCCCTGCCCCAACCGAGCATTGGTGCCATAGGCGTTGATGATCCCACCATTGATGACCGTGGGGTCGAACTGTCCCGCATCGAGCAGCGCCGCCACCATCGAGGTCGTCGTGGTCTTCCCATGCGTGCCCCCGATCGCGATGGCGTTCTTGAAGCGCATGATCTCGGCCAGCATCTCGGCCCGCCGCACGATCGGCAGCCCCTTGGCGCGGGCTTCCTTGAGTTCGGGATTGTCCTTCTTGATGGCCGAGGATACGACCACCACGGCCGCGTCGCCGATGTTCTCGGCCTTCTGCCCGATCATCACCTCGATGCCCATCGCCTGCAGCCGCTGCACATTGGCGTTGGTCGCCTGGTCCGATCCCCGCACCGTGTAGCGCTGGGTATGCAGCACCTCTGCGATGCCGCTCATCCCGATCCCCCCGATGCCGATGAAGTGCACGGGGCCGATGTCGCGTGGCATCTTTGTGTTCATGATTGTCCTTTGGCGGTTTGCTCGACGAGATTGGCCAGCCGTTCGACGGCGTCGGCCACGCCCACCGATTGCGCGGCCTGGGCCGCAGCGGCGAGACGATGCGGAGCGTTCAGAAGATCGTGAAGCTGGGTTGCAAGAGATTGCGGTGAAAGCGTGGCCTGGTCGGCAACCCAGGCGCCGC from Pelagibacterium sp. 26DY04 harbors:
- the murB gene encoding UDP-N-acetylmuramate dehydrogenase codes for the protein MSFPDLLPQLAGWTDTVRGTLIANHPLAKVSWFRVGGPAQLYFEPADEADLALYLKNLPADIKVTVIGLGSNLLIRDGGIDGVVVKLPAKAFGGVEVLEGNRIRAGAGLPDVKIATAAAKAGVDGLQFFRGIPGAVGGALYMNAGCYGTETRERVVSLRGVTRRGEIIELSNADMDYSYRHSNGPEGVIFTSAVFEGAPGDSEEILAKMREITDRRESTQPTNTRTGGSTFKNPDGLSAWKLVDEAGCRGLRIGDAQVSEMHTNFLINLDAASAHEIETLGETVRAKVREKHGIELNWEIRRMGHFEAGREVREFLDGGVFAGVQ
- the murC gene encoding UDP-N-acetylmuramate--L-alanine ligase, giving the protein MNTKMPRDIGPVHFIGIGGIGMSGIAEVLHTQRYTVRGSDQATNANVQRLQAMGIEVMIGQKAENIGDAAVVVVSSAIKKDNPELKEARAKGLPIVRRAEMLAEIMRFKNAIAIGGTHGKTTTTSMVAALLDAGQFDPTVINGGIINAYGTNARLGQGDWMVVEADESDGTFVKLPADVAVVTNIDPEHLDHYHDFDGVKKAFRNFVENVPFYGFAVMCLDHPTVQALVGEIEDRRMITYGRNPQADVRLIEVSNDNGTSRFSVVIRDRISGKTRKIAGLELPMPGMHNVLNATAAIAVAQELKISDEQIRAGLKGFGGVKRRFTKTGEVNGITVIDDYGHHPVEISSVLRAARQSARRDVIAVVQPHRYSRLHDLFDDFSACFNEADTVLVAPVYAAGESPIEGVSHTELVDRIRARGHRDARAIAGPQELAGLIAERASEGDYVVCLGAGNITLWAAALPGELEAELAGKARASA